Part of the Ignavibacterium album JCM 16511 genome, AGACCAGATATTACTGCTAAACTGCAATTAATCGAGTTGCCTTTTTATATTTTGCTAATGTGGATAGCTATAAAAAATTCTGGCATTTACGGGGCTGCATTTGTCTATATGATTAGAATGATAATTGATTGTTTATTATTGATTTATTTTTCCAAACTGATAACAGGCAATTATTTTCTTGTTAAATTTAACTTAAAATTTCTCTACCTGTTTATTTTGTTGTTTATATTGATATTCAGCATCACTTCAAACATATTTTATGTTAAAGTCATCTTATCAGCTTTGATGTTATTTTTATTTATTTATATCTCCTGGCGATATTTTCTTGATAATGAAGATAAATCATTAATAAAGTCCAAATTAAATATTCAATTCTTTTAATTCGTTTTCAAAGATAAAGATGATAGAGAATCAGCTTAAGCAAATAAAACCAATTTTATCAATTATAATTATTAATTACAATCTTGAAGAAGAGATCGACAATTGTCTGGATAGCTTATTAAAAACATTGGATAAAATTGAAGAATTATCACACTCATTTGAAATTATAATTGTTGACAATAATTCACCTAATAAAAATCTATTTTTACTCGAGGAGAAGTATAAATCTGAAAAAATACATTTCTTCTATTCTGAAAAAAATCTCGGCTTTGGAAAAGGTTGCAATCTTGGAGCATCAAAAGCTAAAGGTGAATTTCTGTTGTTTCTGAATCCTGATACAATTGTTGAGGAAGATATATTCACCAACATTCTTGATTTATTCAACTCAGAGAAAAAGATTGGAATAATCGGACCAAAACAACAAACCCGTAAACCTTGTTTTGATTTTTCGGCTGGTTATTATCCAAATGTTTTTTTTGAATTGTTCAACTTATTTGGATTGGGAGTTTTCTTTGAGGGATTTTTAGTCAATTTGTTAACTAAATTATCATCAAAAGAATATCTTAATGTACATTGGATTTTAGGAGCAGCGATATTCATCAGAAAAGAATTGTTCGATTTAGTAGATGGATTTGATAAGGATTACTTTATGTTTTTTGAAGAAGTTGATTTATGCAGAAGAGTATATAAAAGAGGTTATAGAATAGTTTACTTTCATAAGTTAAAAATTCACCATATTGGGAGTGTCTCAGGTAAAAGAAATTATTTTCTTTATACAGTCAGAACTTATGCCAGTAAGTATTTGTTTTTAACTAAACACTATAAATTTCCGAATAAACAGCTAATGACAACACTGCTCCGGTTTCAATTGATTTCTCAGATTATAATCTGGTCTTTATTAAGCCCACTTTCTTTTGATAAATCAAAACAAAAAATCAAAAGTTTCCTCTATTTGATAAGTCACCAACTGAAGAATGAAATTGATATCAATTGAATTGCTGCATTTTAATATATTTCCATCCTAAAAAATCAGAATTAAAAAATTTCATAATATTTGATTTCAGATGAAAATTGGTATTGATGCAAGACTTCTTGAAAGGAAGATTACCGGCATAGGAAGGTTTTTAATAATTCTACTTGAAAACTTTCCTATTTATGATAAAGAAAATACGTATTATCTTTTTACATATGACAAAGTAAATTTTAAACCGGACTTTTATAAAAATATTCCGACAATAAGAAGTATTATTCCCCAAAAATTATTTTCACCAATTTGGTGCAACTTAATTCTTCCATTCTTTCTGAAGAAGCATCAAATTGACATTTTATTTTCCGTTAATCAGGTAGTTCCACTAATAAAAATTAAAGGTTGTAAATACATATCAGTAGTTCACGATGTAATTTATAAAGCTGATCCGTCGTTCCTTCCTTTTATTTACAGAAAGTATCTTCAGCTATTTGCATTTTTTTCTGTGAGAGTAAGTGATTTGATAATTACAGTATCTGAGTATTCTAAATCGGATATACTTAAACATTATAAAATTGATGAGAGTAAAGTTAAGGTCGTTCTGCAATCCGCAAATAAAATATTTCGCCCAAGAATTATTCCAGAAGAAGAGAGAAAAACGCTCAAAGAAAAGTATAAGTTATCAGAAAAAATTGTTTTATATGTTGGTATGATTGAGAACAGAAAAAATATTCAGGCGATTTTAAATATCGCAGACTTATTTGCCAAAAAGCGAAAAGATTTAATCTTTGTTTTGATAGGAAAAATTGGATACGGTGGAGATAAAACTAAAGAGGAAATCAACAAAAGGGAAAATGTTATTCATTTAACGAATATTGATGATGAAACACTTGCTAAATTTTATAACATCGCTGATGTTTTTCTGTTTCCTTCTCTTTATGAAGGATTCGGTTATCCCCCTTTAGAGGCAATGCAAAGTGGTTTGCCAGTGATTGCATCCGATAATACATCTTTAAAAGAAATCGTCGCAGATGGAGGAATACTTTGCAATCCAAATGATTATTCACAGATTTATAATGAAATAAATAAACTGCTTGAAGACAAACATTACAGAGAAGAAATAAAACTTTCCGGAGTTAAACGGGCAGAGAATTTTTCTTTGGAAAAATCTGTAATTCAGATAGTGGAAATTTTTAATTCACTTGATAACTATAAAAATAATTGATTAATACTGATGTCAAATAATATCGATGTTTCCGTTGTAATTATTTCCTGGAAAATGCGGGATTTACTTGAAAGATGTCTTAAGACCATCTATTATTTTACTAAGGACTTAACCTTTGAGATAATAGTTGTTGATAATAACTCTCAGGATGGGACCTCTGAAATGATTGAGAAGAATTTTCCTGATATTAAGCTGATAAAGAATCCTGAAAACAGAGGAGTTGCTCCTGCTCGTAATCAGGGAATTAAAGAAACTAATGGCAAATACATTTTAATTCTCGATGCAGATATGGAGCTGATTGAAAATTCTATAAAAAAACTTTTCGATTTCATGGAAAAAACAACTGAATGCGGATTAGTTGGTTGCAAACTTGTAGATCAGAATCATCAACTTCAATATTCCTGTAAAAGATTTCCAACCTTGCTTGCTTTTATTTTCAGAAGATTAGAATGGATTGATGCAGTAAGAAAATCATCTACACTCACACAACATACTATGCAGGATTGGGATCACAATGAAATAAAGGAAGTTGATTATTTAATTGGTGCTTGTCAGTTCTTTCGTAGGGATGTAATTGATAAAATCGGCTTATATGATGATAATATTTTTTATGGTCCGGAAGATATTGACTTTTGTTTGAGAGTATGGAAAGCGGGATGGAAAGTATATTACTATCCTTTTACTCAAATAATTCACCACGAACAAAGAATCACAAAGAAAAATTTGTTCTCCAAAATTTCACTTAAACATTTCGCTGGTATTTTTTATTTGTACAGGAAATATAACTTCAGGATAAAAATTTAACTATGTCGAAGTCCATTGAAAAATTCCTTCTCATCTTTACTGATTTTATAATGATTAATCTGGCGTTTATTGTTTACTTCGCACTGCGTGTTCAATCGGGTTTGTTTGATTTGGTTATTATGCCAGAGTTCTTTCTTCCAATGATTGCACTTTATTTTTACTGGCTTTTGATTTTTACTTTCGTCGGGATGTATCGCTCCTGGTTTGCAGCTTCCCGATTTGATGAGATATCAACTTTATTCAAAGCAACTTTTGTGGGAATCTTTATTCTCTTCTTCATAATATTTCTTGATGATTATATAAACAATGTTTCTTCGAGCACAAGAATTCTGATTTTTATTTATTGGGCTCTACTTGTATTGTTTGTTGGAACAGGAAGGGTTATAATCAGAAGCATTCAGAGAAATTTACTTATCAAAGGTTTCGGAAGACGAAATGCGCTTATTATTGGTTTCAATGACAGAGCTTTCGAGGTTCTTGACACTTTGTTAAAAGCTCCTGCGCTTGGTATTGATGTAAAAGCATTCGCAACAATTAAAGATGAACATCTCAACAAAACCTACAACAATATAAAAGTTGAAGCTAATCTTAATTCACTTCAAGAAACGATTAATAAATACAATGTTCAGGAAATTATTCTTGCGTTGGAAAAGGATGAACACGATTCTCTGGTTGATATTATTTCTCTTTGCAGTGATAAGAATATAAAAATAAAAATTGTGCCCGACCTTTATGAGATTTTAAGCGGACAGGCAAGAACAAGTCAGATTTACGGAATGCCTTTAATTGATATAATGCCTGAACTGATGCCGGAATGGGAACGCAAATTAAAGCGGCTACTTGATATAGTTGTCTCAATAATAATTTTAGTAATTTCTCTGCCGGTTACTTTAATAACTTCACTTGCAATAAAACTTGATAGTGAAGGTCCGATATTTTTTACTCAGGAAAGAATGGGAATGAATGGAAAAATTTTTAAAATGATAAAATTTCGTTCGATGAGAAAAGACGCCGAGAAACTTACCGGTCCGGTATGGTCACAAAAAAATGATCCGAGAGTAACAAGGGTTGGAAGAATTATCCGTAAACTCCGTATTGATGAGATACCACAGTTCATCAATGTACTTAAAGGTGATATGTCTGTCGTTGGTCCGAGACCTGAACGACCATTTTTCGTTGAGAAGCTTTCACAAGAAATTCCTTATTATAAAAGAAGATTAAAAGTTCGTCCCGGCATAACCGGCTGGGCACAGGTCAAACACAAATACGACGAATCAATTGAAGATGTTAAAATCAAATTGAGATATGATTTATTCTATATAGAAAATATGTCTATCAGAATGGATATAAAGATTCTTTTCAGAACTATTTTTGTGGTGCTGTTTGGAAAGGGTCACTATGAGTAAAATTTTAGTAATAATTCCAACATACAACGAACTTGAGAATGTCAAAAAAATTATTCCTGCTGTACTTGAGCAGAATGATAATATTGATATTCTGATTGTGGATGATAATTCTCCTGATAAAACAGGAGATTATGTTGAAGATTTGAGTAAGCAAAATAAGCGTGTGAAATTAATCCGGCGTGAAAAAAAACTTGGTCTAGGAACTGCTTACATAGCAGGTTTCAAATATGCAGTTCAACATAATTATGATTTTGTATTTGAAATGGATGCTGACTTCTCTCACGATCCGAAAGAAATAAATCATTTTCTAAATGCAATTCAGGATGCTGATGTTGTACTTGGAAGCAGATATATTAATGGAGTCAGAGTTCTTAACTGGCCAATGAGAAGACTCCTTCTAAGTTACTTTGCGAGTGTTTATACAAGAATAATTACCGGTTTACCTGTTAAAGACGCAACCGGTGGATTCAAGTGTTTCAGGATTGAAGTACTAAAAGCTATTGACCTTGACAGAATAAAATCGAACGGATACTCATTTCAGATTGAAATGACTTTTAAAGCTTTCAAAAAAGGATTTAGGATTAAAGAAATTCCAATAGTATTTATGGATCGTGTTCAGGGTAAATCAAAAATGTCTAAGAAGATTGTTCGCGAAGCAGTTTTTATGGTTTGGAAGTTAAGGTTAAGAAGTATTATCGGAAGACTTTAATAACAGGCAATGACAGATTTATCAATTATATTAGTAAACTATAATGTAAAAGAGTTTCTGAAGAACTTACTTCACTCAATTAAAAAAGCTTCTCAAAATCTATCCACAGAGATTATTGTAATTGATAATGCTTCGGATGATGGAAGTATTGAAATGCTTCGTGAAAAATTTCCGGAAGTAAAGCTAATCGCGAATGATAAAAATCTTGGTTTCGGAAAAGCTAACAACATAGGACTTCATTTAGCAAAAGGAAAATATATTCTTCTGATTAATCCCGACACTCTTGTTGCTGAAGATACTTTTACAAAGCTTATTGAATTTTTTGAAACACATCCCGATGCAGGAATGATCGGTTGTAAAATCTTAAATCCTGATGGAACATTACAACTTGCCTGCAGACGAAGTTTTCCCGGTCCGTGGACTTCATTCACAAAAGTTACTGGACTTAGCACTCTCTTTCCCAAAAGCAAATTATTTGCAAAATATAATCTCACATACCTTGATGAAAACCAAACTTATGAAGTTGATGCAATCAGTGGTTCTTTTATGATGATGAAAAAAGAGGTTTATGATAAGGTTGGTGGATTTGACGAACAATTTTTTATGTACGGAGAAGACCTTGATTTATGTTTTAGAATACAGAAGGCAGGTTATAAAATTTATTATGTTCATACAACTCAGATAATTCATTACAAAGGTGAAAGTACAAAGAGAAGCAGTCTTGATGAAACAAAAGTTTTTTATCAGGCAATGCACTTGTTTGTTAAAAAACATCTTTCAAGTTCTTTTATCGTTGAATTAATTCTTCGCTCTGCTATTGCAGTCAGAAGTCTCTTTGCCTTTCTCGGAAAGAAAAAACTTATCATAATTTCGGTGCTTATTGATTTTATAGTTTTTAATTTATGTCTTTATGCTGCTCAGGAAATTTATCAATTAGTAAAACCAACATGGCGTGGATTTCCGGAATATGCTGAATGGATTGTTTACACTATTCCCGCTTTACTTCAAATTATCATTGCATCTTTTGCCGGAGCTTATCAGAAAAATAAACTTTCGATATTGAAAGTACTTATTTCGATTGCTATAAGTTTTCCGTTACTTACATCACTTACATTTTTCTTTAAGCAATTTGCTTTCAGTCGTGCAGCAATACTGATTGGTTATATTCTGGTTTTACTTTCCTTCATTCTTTGGAGAGTATTATTCAAACAACTTTTCAATAAACTATTTATTTACGATTCAGAAAAACAAAAACGTACTTTAATTGTCGGAACTCAGAACAATGCACTGAATATTGCCTCCAAGTTAAAGCAAAAGAGAACTGAGTTGAGAAATATTGTTGGACTGATTAGCAGTTCATATAAAGATGTCGGAAATAAAATTGACTCATTTGAAGTGATTGGAACAGATCAGAATATTCAGAAAGTGATAAGAGATTATAAAGTTGATGAAGTAATCTTTTCATCAGATGAATTATCATATAATCAAATGATTCAGATAATCTCTTCGCTCAGAAAAGAAAATGTTGAGTTTAAAGTAGTTGGCAGCGATCAGGATTTTGTTGTTGGTAAAACATCAGTTTCAATACTTGATGATATGCCTTTATTCGAATTAAGTTTTAATATTTCTGATACAAAAATGAGATTTATTAAAACAATCTTTGACTATTCACTTGCTCTGTTTACTTTGTTTTTGGTCTATCCTTTCATATTTTTCAAATACAGGATTGCATCACAAAAGAAATCAGATTTTGCAGAAATGATTCTCAAGGTACCTTATGTAATATCTGGTAGATACAGTTTCGTTGGTCCAAAAGAAGATTATAATTCTCAGAATATTTTCTTGGGTAAAAAAGGGCTGACAGGATTTTGGTATTATGAGACAGATGATAAAGAAGAAATTGAAAAACTCGATTTTTACTACGCAAAAAATCAGAACATCTGGATGGATATAGAAATAATTTCGAAATCGTTAAACAAAATGTTGAACAAAAAGAATTAAGTATGGCAAAAACAATTTTAGATTTTGAAAAACCAATTTTTGAACTCGAGCAAAAGCTTGAAGAAATGAGAAAATTTTCAGACAGACTTGATATCGAAAAAGATATGGTCCGTCTGGAGGAGAAAGTAAGACAGTTGAAAGAGGAAGTTTACAAGGGACTTACAAGATGGCAGCGTGTTCAACTAGCTCGTCATCCTGAAAGACCTTATACGCTGGATTACATTTACGCAATGACTGAATCATTTGTTGAATTGCACGGTGACAGATTGTTCAGAGATGATAAAGCCATTGTTGGAGGATTAGCTCAACTTGGCAATCACAAAGTTGTGATAATGGGCCAACAAAAAGGTCGTGATACAAAATCAAATCTTTACCGAAACTTCGGAATGATGAATCCCGAAGGTTACAGAAAAGCTTTGCGACTAATGAAGTTAGCCGAAAAGTTTAATAAACCGGTTATCACAATGCTTGATACTCCTGGTGCATTTCCCGGAATTGAAGCAGAGGAAAGAGGACAAGCCGAAGCTATTGCAAGAAATTTATTTGAGATGGCAAGATTAAAAGTTCCGATTGTTGTTGTCATTATTGGTGAAGGTGCGAGCGGAGGTGCTTTGGGAATTGGTGTTGGTGACAGAATCCTAATGCTTGAAAATTGCTGGTACTCTGTAATTAGTCCTGAATCCTGTTCAAGCATTTTGTGGCGAAGCTGGGATTACAAAGAACAAGCTGCTGAAGCATTAAAACTAACTGCACCTGATTTACTTGAACAAGGAATAATCGACAGAATAATTCCCGAACCACTTGGTGGTGCACACAAGGATCATAAACAAATGGCAGAAACCTTAAAGAGTGCTTTGATAGAAGAACTTGATGCATTGGTTAGAATCAAACCTGAAAAACTTGTCTCATCACGGATAGAAAAGTTTGGCAAAATGGGAGTTTTTGTAGAGTAACATGTTTTTTAATGGAGCGAACTTTTATTGTTCGCTCCAACATTTTAATCGCTTTTCAAATCTTCCTCAAATCTAAAATCCCCGAATTTATTTATGTTTACGAAAACAAATTGAAATCTTATGCTTAAACATTATTCTTATATTCGTGTTCGTTATGCTGATACCGATCAAATGAAGTATGCATACAACGGAAAGTATTTCGAATATTTCGAAGTCGGCAGAACTGAAATGATGCGAGAAGTCGGACTTCCTTATAAAGTGATTGAAGAGAACGGATATTATATGCCGGTTATAGAAACCAAAATTACTTTTCATAGTCCTGCCTATTATGATGAGTTGCTTGAAGTTGAAACAAGAGTTGAACAACTGCCAACTTCAAAAGTTCATATTGATCATATAGTTAAAGCCAAAGAAAGAGATATTGTTGTAGCTAGTGGTTATGTTGAACTTGCTTTTCTTAATGCTCAGACTTACAGACCAACACGTGCCCCTAAATTTTTTATTGATGCAATTAAAAAGTTTTATCATGTATGAAACAATCAGAACAAATAAAAAAAATAATTAAACTTGCTCTGCAGGAAGATATTGGTAAAGGTGATATAACTTCACTGGCAACAATAAAAAAAAATCAAAAAGCAATTGGAAAATTTTTGGTAAAAGATAAAGGATTAATTGCCGGTTTATCAATTGCAAAGCAAGTGATGAAAACTGTTGATTCAAATCTGAAATTTAAAATTCTGATTGATGATGGTTCGGAAGTTAAGCCGGGAGATATTGTTGCAGAAGTTTCTGGAAATGCGCGAGCTATTTTAAGTTCTGAAAGAACCGCACTTAATTTCCTTCAGCGAATGAGCGGAATTGCAACAGCTTCTAATCTTTACGCAAAAGCTGTAGCCCACACAAAAGCAAAAGTAATTGACACAAGAAAAACTGCTCCCGGATTAAGGATGATTGATAAGATGGCAGTTAAGATTGGTGGATGCGAAAATCATCGTTTAGGTCTTTATGATATGTTCTTAATAAAAGATAATCATATCGAAGTTGCAGGATCAATTACTAAAGCAGTTGATGAATGCAGAAAATTTATGCAAAAGAAAAAGAAAAAATTTCTGATTGAAGTCGAAACAAAAAATCCTGATGAAGTTCTGGAAGCACTTAAATGTAAAGTTGATATTATTATGCTTGATAATTTTAAAATTGATGAAATGAAAAAAGCTGTTGAGTTAATTAATGGAAGATGTAAAGTTGAAGCTTCAGGAGGAGTGAATCTCAGTACGATAAAATCAATTGCTGAAACAGGCGTTGATTACATATCAGTCGGCGGATTAACTCATAGTGTAAAAGCACTTGATATTTCCCTTGAAATAACACCACTCTGATTTCAAATGTTAAATAAACTAAAAGAGTTAACCAAAGACACAGCTATCTACGGAATAAGTACAATGGTTGGGAGATTTCTCAACTTCATTCTTGTTCCGTTCTTTACTAATATTTTTGACCCGAATGAATATGGTTATGTTATGCTTCTATATGCTTACATCGGATTGTTCAATATAATTTTTGTTTACGGACTTGACTCAGCTTATCTTAAATATGCAGCATTCAAGGAAATCGGAGATGAGAAAGATAATTTTTCAACTCCTTATTTAAGTATCCTGTTTACTTCCATTTTGTTCACTTTAGTAATTATTATTTTGAAAAATCCAATTGGCTATGCGATAAATCTTCCGGAGAATTTTAACTATCTGATCATCTATTCTGTTCTGATAATTTTCTTTGATTCGAATTCTTCAATTCCATTTTTAAAATTAAGACTCGAACGCAAAGCAAAGTTTTTTTCACTGCTTAAAGTTTTAAACATTTCAATAAACATAGCTGCCAACTTCATCCTTATCTTGAAATTTAAACTTGGCATCGAGGCAATTTTTATAAGTAATCTTATTGCATCTGCGTTAACACTTGTGTTTCTGCTCCCAACCATTCTAAAAAGTTTCAGACCGAAAATTCACTTATTACTTTATAAAAGACTTTTAAAATTTGGTTTGCCTTATCTTCCTGCCGGACTTGCAGTGATGATGGTTCAGGTAATTGATGTACCTATACTTCAGGCATTGACTGATGTTGACACTGTAGGAATTTATAAAGCTAATTACAAGCTTGGAATTTTTATGATGTTGTTTGTAAGTATGTTTCAATATGCCTGGCAACCGTTTTTTCTCAACAACGCAAAGGAAGAAAATGCTAAACAGATTTTCTCTAAAGTTCTAACTTACTTTACTGTTGTCGGAAGTATCTTGCTTGTAGTGCTTTCTCTTTTTATAAGTGAACTTGTTAAATTAAACTTTGCGGGTTTTTATTTACTAGGACAGAAATACTGGAGCGGAATTCCAATCGTTCCAATAATTTTACTCGGATATTTTTTCAATGGCCTTTATGTGGTTTTTTCAGCAGGAATTTATATTGAAGAAAAAAGTATTTTCGCTCCGATTGTTACAGGAATTGGCGCTCTGGTTAATGTTGCAGTTAATTATACCTTAATTCCTTCTCTTAACATAATCGGAGCTTCACTCGCAACACTTGCAAGTTATGTTGTAATGGCTGCAGGTTATTACATTGTAACTCAAAAGTATTATCACATTCATTATGAATATGGAAAAATTTTAAAGATGTTTTTTGCACTTGTTGTAATTGGATTTTTACTTTATTCATCATTATTGAGTTTGGAAAACGCAATTATTTACAGATTGATAATCTCAGTGGCTTATTTGCTTTATATACTGTTTTTTGTATTTGATAAAAAAGAATTTCAGTTTATTAAAAATAATCTTATCAGAAGGAAAGATGTCTGAATCAATTGAAATAAAAGTCAAGCGACTAAGTGAAGAATTTTCTGATGTTCAACTTCCAGCTTACACTACTGAAGGAAGTGCAGGAATGGATATTCGAGCTGCTGTTAAAAGTGAATTGATAATTGAACCGGGTAAAGTTGCTTTAGTGCCAACGAATATTTCAGTGGAAATCCCACAAGGTTATGAAATTCAGGTGAGACCGAGAAGCGGGCTTGCAGCAAATAATTCAATCGGGATATTAAATTCACCCGGAACAATTGATTCTGATTATCGTGGTGAGATAAAAATTATTATGATGAATTTTGGCGATGAGCCATTTATTATCCATCGTGGTGATAGAATTGCTCAGCTTGTAGTGTCAAAAGTTTATCAAGCAAAAATCATCGAAACTGAAAATCTTAACTCAAGCAAAAGAGGTGAAGGAGGTTTTGGTCACACGGGTAAAAAATAAT contains:
- a CDS encoding glycosyltransferase family 2 protein, whose amino-acid sequence is MSNNIDVSVVIISWKMRDLLERCLKTIYYFTKDLTFEIIVVDNNSQDGTSEMIEKNFPDIKLIKNPENRGVAPARNQGIKETNGKYILILDADMELIENSIKKLFDFMEKTTECGLVGCKLVDQNHQLQYSCKRFPTLLAFIFRRLEWIDAVRKSSTLTQHTMQDWDHNEIKEVDYLIGACQFFRRDVIDKIGLYDDNIFYGPEDIDFCLRVWKAGWKVYYYPFTQIIHHEQRITKKNLFSKISLKHFAGIFYLYRKYNFRIKI
- a CDS encoding glycosyltransferase family 2 protein, which codes for MIENQLKQIKPILSIIIINYNLEEEIDNCLDSLLKTLDKIEELSHSFEIIIVDNNSPNKNLFLLEEKYKSEKIHFFYSEKNLGFGKGCNLGASKAKGEFLLFLNPDTIVEEDIFTNILDLFNSEKKIGIIGPKQQTRKPCFDFSAGYYPNVFFELFNLFGLGVFFEGFLVNLLTKLSSKEYLNVHWILGAAIFIRKELFDLVDGFDKDYFMFFEEVDLCRRVYKRGYRIVYFHKLKIHHIGSVSGKRNYFLYTVRTYASKYLFLTKHYKFPNKQLMTTLLRFQLISQIIIWSLLSPLSFDKSKQKIKSFLYLISHQLKNEIDIN
- a CDS encoding acetyl-CoA carboxylase carboxyltransferase subunit alpha, with product MAKTILDFEKPIFELEQKLEEMRKFSDRLDIEKDMVRLEEKVRQLKEEVYKGLTRWQRVQLARHPERPYTLDYIYAMTESFVELHGDRLFRDDKAIVGGLAQLGNHKVVIMGQQKGRDTKSNLYRNFGMMNPEGYRKALRLMKLAEKFNKPVITMLDTPGAFPGIEAEERGQAEAIARNLFEMARLKVPIVVVIIGEGASGGALGIGVGDRILMLENCWYSVISPESCSSILWRSWDYKEQAAEALKLTAPDLLEQGIIDRIIPEPLGGAHKDHKQMAETLKSALIEELDALVRIKPEKLVSSRIEKFGKMGVFVE
- a CDS encoding lipopolysaccharide biosynthesis protein gives rise to the protein MLNKLKELTKDTAIYGISTMVGRFLNFILVPFFTNIFDPNEYGYVMLLYAYIGLFNIIFVYGLDSAYLKYAAFKEIGDEKDNFSTPYLSILFTSILFTLVIIILKNPIGYAINLPENFNYLIIYSVLIIFFDSNSSIPFLKLRLERKAKFFSLLKVLNISINIAANFILILKFKLGIEAIFISNLIASALTLVFLLPTILKSFRPKIHLLLYKRLLKFGLPYLPAGLAVMMVQVIDVPILQALTDVDTVGIYKANYKLGIFMMLFVSMFQYAWQPFFLNNAKEENAKQIFSKVLTYFTVVGSILLVVLSLFISELVKLNFAGFYLLGQKYWSGIPIVPIILLGYFFNGLYVVFSAGIYIEEKSIFAPIVTGIGALVNVAVNYTLIPSLNIIGASLATLASYVVMAAGYYIVTQKYYHIHYEYGKILKMFFALVVIGFLLYSSLLSLENAIIYRLIISVAYLLYILFFVFDKKEFQFIKNNLIRRKDV
- a CDS encoding glycosyltransferase family 4 protein, with translation MKIGIDARLLERKITGIGRFLIILLENFPIYDKENTYYLFTYDKVNFKPDFYKNIPTIRSIIPQKLFSPIWCNLILPFFLKKHQIDILFSVNQVVPLIKIKGCKYISVVHDVIYKADPSFLPFIYRKYLQLFAFFSVRVSDLIITVSEYSKSDILKHYKIDESKVKVVLQSANKIFRPRIIPEEERKTLKEKYKLSEKIVLYVGMIENRKNIQAILNIADLFAKKRKDLIFVLIGKIGYGGDKTKEEINKRENVIHLTNIDDETLAKFYNIADVFLFPSLYEGFGYPPLEAMQSGLPVIASDNTSLKEIVADGGILCNPNDYSQIYNEINKLLEDKHYREEIKLSGVKRAENFSLEKSVIQIVEIFNSLDNYKNN
- a CDS encoding glycosyltransferase, with the protein product MTDLSIILVNYNVKEFLKNLLHSIKKASQNLSTEIIVIDNASDDGSIEMLREKFPEVKLIANDKNLGFGKANNIGLHLAKGKYILLINPDTLVAEDTFTKLIEFFETHPDAGMIGCKILNPDGTLQLACRRSFPGPWTSFTKVTGLSTLFPKSKLFAKYNLTYLDENQTYEVDAISGSFMMMKKEVYDKVGGFDEQFFMYGEDLDLCFRIQKAGYKIYYVHTTQIIHYKGESTKRSSLDETKVFYQAMHLFVKKHLSSSFIVELILRSAIAVRSLFAFLGKKKLIIISVLIDFIVFNLCLYAAQEIYQLVKPTWRGFPEYAEWIVYTIPALLQIIIASFAGAYQKNKLSILKVLISIAISFPLLTSLTFFFKQFAFSRAAILIGYILVLLSFILWRVLFKQLFNKLFIYDSEKQKRTLIVGTQNNALNIASKLKQKRTELRNIVGLISSSYKDVGNKIDSFEVIGTDQNIQKVIRDYKVDEVIFSSDELSYNQMIQIISSLRKENVEFKVVGSDQDFVVGKTSVSILDDMPLFELSFNISDTKMRFIKTIFDYSLALFTLFLVYPFIFFKYRIASQKKSDFAEMILKVPYVISGRYSFVGPKEDYNSQNIFLGKKGLTGFWYYETDDKEEIEKLDFYYAKNQNIWMDIEIISKSLNKMLNKKN
- a CDS encoding sugar transferase, producing MSKSIEKFLLIFTDFIMINLAFIVYFALRVQSGLFDLVIMPEFFLPMIALYFYWLLIFTFVGMYRSWFAASRFDEISTLFKATFVGIFILFFIIFLDDYINNVSSSTRILIFIYWALLVLFVGTGRVIIRSIQRNLLIKGFGRRNALIIGFNDRAFEVLDTLLKAPALGIDVKAFATIKDEHLNKTYNNIKVEANLNSLQETINKYNVQEIILALEKDEHDSLVDIISLCSDKNIKIKIVPDLYEILSGQARTSQIYGMPLIDIMPELMPEWERKLKRLLDIVVSIIILVISLPVTLITSLAIKLDSEGPIFFTQERMGMNGKIFKMIKFRSMRKDAEKLTGPVWSQKNDPRVTRVGRIIRKLRIDEIPQFINVLKGDMSVVGPRPERPFFVEKLSQEIPYYKRRLKVRPGITGWAQVKHKYDESIEDVKIKLRYDLFYIENMSIRMDIKILFRTIFVVLFGKGHYE
- a CDS encoding acyl-CoA thioesterase, with the protein product MLKHYSYIRVRYADTDQMKYAYNGKYFEYFEVGRTEMMREVGLPYKVIEENGYYMPVIETKITFHSPAYYDELLEVETRVEQLPTSKVHIDHIVKAKERDIVVASGYVELAFLNAQTYRPTRAPKFFIDAIKKFYHV
- the nadC gene encoding carboxylating nicotinate-nucleotide diphosphorylase — encoded protein: MKQSEQIKKIIKLALQEDIGKGDITSLATIKKNQKAIGKFLVKDKGLIAGLSIAKQVMKTVDSNLKFKILIDDGSEVKPGDIVAEVSGNARAILSSERTALNFLQRMSGIATASNLYAKAVAHTKAKVIDTRKTAPGLRMIDKMAVKIGGCENHRLGLYDMFLIKDNHIEVAGSITKAVDECRKFMQKKKKKFLIEVETKNPDEVLEALKCKVDIIMLDNFKIDEMKKAVELINGRCKVEASGGVNLSTIKSIAETGVDYISVGGLTHSVKALDISLEITPL
- a CDS encoding polyprenol monophosphomannose synthase; protein product: MSKILVIIPTYNELENVKKIIPAVLEQNDNIDILIVDDNSPDKTGDYVEDLSKQNKRVKLIRREKKLGLGTAYIAGFKYAVQHNYDFVFEMDADFSHDPKEINHFLNAIQDADVVLGSRYINGVRVLNWPMRRLLLSYFASVYTRIITGLPVKDATGGFKCFRIEVLKAIDLDRIKSNGYSFQIEMTFKAFKKGFRIKEIPIVFMDRVQGKSKMSKKIVREAVFMVWKLRLRSIIGRL